The nucleotide sequence CTTCTTCATCTTTCATTATATTCTCACTATTCTCCCCCTCTTTTGCTAGGCAAAAATTGTAACAAAGGTTGATTTATTTTCGAGCTAAATCATCTATACTTTCAACAAATCACTAATGAGTAATGAATCCGTTTTATTGCTTTAAGGGGATTATAATATCGATGGTGCTACTGGTTTAATTCGCGGTAGTAAAGGCAGAACACTCATTATGGCTCTTGGTTTTCTCGTTGGGATACTTGGAGGGATTGTTGCTACTCAGATAAAAGCTGACACCTTACATCTAGTCTCTCTTCATTGGCCCCCTTACTCCGGAAGTCAGTTAGCAGAGCAGGGCGCTATCATTGCGATAACTCGTGCAGCGGTTAATGTGATGGGTCATGAGCTTGTTGTGGATTTTTATCCCTGGAGTCGAGCTGTGAGGTTGGTTAATAGAAACAATTCTAAATATGAAGGTTACCTACCCGCATATATCTATCCAACTGAAAAATTTGTTTTTTCCGATGTATTAGGTACCAGTCCTTTAGGGTTAGTAGAGCGACAATTACATCCTATAGGCTGGTCAAAAATGGCAGATCTTAATCAATACACCCTAGGTGTTGTCAGTGACTATGTGAATACAGTAGAGCTCGATGCTATGATAAAACTAGGAACTCAAAAGGTTGAAGTGGTTAATTCTGATGAACATAATTTGACTAAAGTGGCTACTGCCAGAATTGATGCTGCAGTGATGGATGTTAATGTGCTGCAGTTCCTACTTTTACAAAAAGAGTTAAAACCTCTGAGCAATAAAGTACAAGTAAATAGAAATATATTAGAAAATAAACAACTAACTATCGCGTTAACTAATAGCCCGCAAGGGCATTTCTGGCGTGATATTGTCAACGCTGGACTTGCCAAAATTGATGAAGACTCAATGCTTTCAACTTATATAGAAAATAGAACAAATAAATAGGTTTTTAAGGTGTTTTTTTACTCAATATGGTCATTTTGAGTGTCGTATCGATGACGTCACTTTAGTTATTTAGATACCCTATTATCTATTTTGGCCCACTCGAGGGCCAGAATAGATCTAGCAGATAGAAATGTAAGCTTTACGCCCTTGTGACAACAGTTTGTCCTATTGGTGTTAAGCTCAATATGGCCAATTTAAGGTGCTGTATACCAAATGGAATACCTATAATTGTAACGAAACAGGCTAGCGCATGAGTCAGGTGACCAATGGCAAGCCAGATCCCAAAAAGTAGAAACCAGACTATATTCCCAATAGTTCCGAAAGCGCCTGTTCCAATATCTTCGTTACCAGTGAGATTTTTTCGATTCATATGGTCTTGGCCAAATGGCCAGAATGTCATCTCACCAATAACAAAGCATGCTCTCCCGAATGGAATGCCTATAATACTAATATAACAAAGTAAACCTGCGAACCACCAGGCAAGTCCCATCACGAAACCACCAAGAACAAACCAAGCGATGTTAAATATCAAACGTAAAAC is from Shewanella sp. MTB7 and encodes:
- a CDS encoding substrate-binding periplasmic protein, which translates into the protein MALGFLVGILGGIVATQIKADTLHLVSLHWPPYSGSQLAEQGAIIAITRAAVNVMGHELVVDFYPWSRAVRLVNRNNSKYEGYLPAYIYPTEKFVFSDVLGTSPLGLVERQLHPIGWSKMADLNQYTLGVVSDYVNTVELDAMIKLGTQKVEVVNSDEHNLTKVATARIDAAVMDVNVLQFLLLQKELKPLSNKVQVNRNILENKQLTIALTNSPQGHFWRDIVNAGLAKIDEDSMLSTYIENRTNK
- a CDS encoding YccF domain-containing protein, which codes for MAVLRLIFNIAWFVLGGFVMGLAWWFAGLLCYISIIGIPFGRACFVIGEMTFWPFGQDHMNRKNLTGNEDIGTGAFGTIGNIVWFLLFGIWLAIGHLTHALACFVTIIGIPFGIQHLKLAILSLTPIGQTVVTRA